One window of the Anopheles cruzii chromosome 2, idAnoCruzAS_RS32_06, whole genome shotgun sequence genome contains the following:
- the LOC128268050 gene encoding serine protease snake-like: MHQALAQRTPPGNTDKTSHIVLLGSTGSGGQRQFRCGGAYVGRNVIVAGAHCVTAKNQPPLDTVRFGAGSNDEQHFRIVNHTLHYRYKPQFEYHNMAVFFLDASPEVVTSGKYKPACILKPHMKTGTVQMVGDGSDGRGLSLQTTELDVVPSEKCHEYYNPIPKLRFGVLLCCFCAMNSNTSECSNMHSSPLQVVLARNGKSVPFLIGHKSIGKACGSKSPAVFTRYGSYYEWLETVTELQLGATDCFGRY, translated from the exons ATGCATCAAGCTTTAGCCCAAAGAACACCACCGGGAAACACTGACAAAACATCACATATT GTGCTTCTGGGATCGACTGGTTCAGGCGGACAGCGGCAGTTCCGTTGTGGTGGAGCCTACGTTGGCCGCAACGTGATCGTCGCCGGCGCACATTGCGTCACCGCCAAAAACCAGCCACCACTTGATACGGTGCGATTTGGCGCGGGATCGAACGATGAGCAACACTTTCGCATAGTCAACCACACATTGCACTACCGGTACAAACCGCAGTTTGAGTATCACAATATGGCCGTATTCTTTTTGGACGCAAGCCCAGAGGTGGTAACTAGCGGTAAATACAAACCGGCTTGCATACTCAAGCCACACATGAAAACTGGTACCGTGCAGATGGTCGGCGATGGATCGGACGGACGCGGATTATCCCTCCAGACAACGGAACTGGACGTGGTGCCGTCCGAGAAGTGCCACGAATACTACAATCCGATTCCTAAGCTCCGCTTCGGTGTGCTGCTGTGTTGCTTTTGTGCAATGAACTCAAACACATCGGAATGTTCC AATATGCACAGTTCGCCACTGCAAGTGGTGCTAGCACGAAACGGTAAGAGCGTTCCGTTTCTGATCGGGCATAAATCGATCGGGAAGGCTTGTGGCTCGAAGAGTCCAGCCGTATTCACGCGCTATGGATCTTACTACGAGTGGCTAGAAACGGTCACTGAACTACAGCTTGGGGCAACAG ATTGCTTTGGTCGTTACTAA
- the LOC128278948 gene encoding glutamyl aminopeptidase-like: MKLQSVSLCAIWLVLLATAAPPTVESRSAGRARAFDTFRLPNSTVPTHYSLYLDTDLHVGIFEYSGNVQIRINVLEATDQIVLHSMRSVITQLILRNSANLALPVKDVDYDVEKEFLVITTSSVLAPNSGSYTLDIDFNNSIDRNDQSGFYRSSYEDDQGVTRYLGLTQFESVDARTSFPCYDEPGIKTTYSIRIATGTNYHVRSNAPMLGIQLLPDGKKLTTFATTPRMQTYLVAWLVSDFVYEREILKEPQLAIATWAKPASSHLLTYSVDASMKFIRAMEEYFGEHYNMNKLDNVAIKDSDYAAGAMENWGLVTYRETSIYFDPDTQGESQQVGVVTIIGHEFTHQFFGNLLAPKWWSYLWLNEGFARLYQYYVGSISHPELNLRERFVTGPLQRAYTQDALLNVRPMTYYTETRAGISNLFDRIAYDKSASVLRMFSYAFGELTFQKGLRYYVQQNKLNGVVEESNLFAALEQAVKEDAVLPLSMSMHDIFRSWSNQAGVPEVEVRRDGDEFYFTQKRYYAEPQEDPSQSSWWIPISFTTPSNTQYETRVAFWMPPDVSEVAYTIPLAAGEIVEFNSQATGYYRLNYEPTLLNQLIERLQEDHRSIEPAARARLIDDTLHIAYRTGENYEAVFELLTYLRQEADYAPWMVAYENFKELQTLLRHDETASSLMQTFIAQLATPLLERFGVSRRMRESSFDEELRVIAIEMACSASESCKDIAHAARRQSDSYHDPAEVALQCVTLRQLSIDDRQSFVAQLMHALSTEQDSFSRKYIEEVLSCSGKDNAVVLDTLMRRLPMLSETDRATELRRLMLYSDVSAEELIQLIKDGLSSRKLNTSPSMLAMILQDLARYITDSSEAKLLLSVTSQYTPFMASEIEQQLAANRRWIERNVEPLKTVLSQRVTI, translated from the exons ATGAAGCTGCAATCCGTCAGTTTATGTGCCATTTGGTTGGTGCTGCTTGCAACGGCAGCACCGCCGACCGTTGAGTCGAGGTCTGCGGGGAGGGCACGTGCATTTGACACGTTCCGGTTACCGAACAGCACCGTTCCGACGCACTACAGCCTATACCTGGACACCGATCTTCACGTTGGGATCTTCGAATACAGTGGTAATGTGCAGATTCGTATAAACGTGCTCGAGGCCACCGATCAGATTGTACTGCACAGTATGCGCAGTGTTATCACGCAGCTGATCTTACGTAACAGTGCAAATCTGGCGCTACCCGTGAAAGATGTTGATTATGATGTAGAGAAAGAGTTCCTGGTGATCACAACCAGTTCGGTACTGGCTCCGAACAGTGGCTCCTACACACTCGATATCGACTTCAACAACAGTATTGATCGCAACGATCAGTCCGGTTTCTATCGCTCGTCGTATGAAGATGACCAGGGAGTAACAAG GTATCTCGGATTGACGCAGTTTGAGTCGGTCGATGCGAGAACATCGTTCCCGTGTTATGACGAACCGGGCATAAAGACTACTTATTCCATTCGCATCGCCACCGGTACGAATTATCATGTACGATCGAACGCACCGATGCTTGGTATTCAGCTTCTACCGGATGGAAAGAAGCTGACCACTTTTGCTACAACTCCCCGCATGCAAACCTACCTTGTTGCCTGGCTAGTGTCCGATTTCGTGTACGAACGAGAAATTCTTAAGGAACCACAGCTGGCCATCGCGACCTGGGCCAAACCAGCTTCGTCGCACCTGCTCACGTACTCCGTCGACGCGTCAATGAAGTTCATTCGGGCGATGGAAGAGTATTTTGGGGAGCATTACAACATGAACAAGCTCGATAATGTTGCCATTAAGGACAGTGACTACGCAGCAGGAGCGATGGAGAACTGGGGTTTGGTGACATATCGGGAAACGTCCATTTACTTCGACCCGGATACGCAGGGCGAATCGCAGCAGGTAGGTGTAGTGACAATCATTGGTCACGAATTTACGCACCAGTTCTTCGGCAACCTGCTGGCTCCCAAGTGGTGGAGCTACCTATGGCTAAACGAGGGCTTTGCGCGGCTCTATCAGTACTACGTGGGCTCAATT AGCCACCCCGAACTCAACCTGAGGGAAAGATTCGTGACGGGGCCATTACAGCGAGCATACACGCAAGACGCCCTGCTAAACGTTCGACCGATGACGTACTACACGGAAACACGCGCAGGTATCAGTAATCTGTTCGATCGGATTGCGTACGACAAGTCGGCCAGCGTCCTGCGCATGTTCAGCTACGCATTCGGAGAACTAACATTCCAGAAAGGACTTCGTTACTATGTACAGCAAAA TAAACTGAATGGCGTGGTGGAAGAGAGCAATCTTTTCGCAGCACTGGAGCAGGCTGTCAAAGAGGACGCCGTTCTGCCGCTGAGCATGTCGATGCACGACATCTTCCGATCGTGGTCCAACCAAGCCGGCGTACCGGAAGTGGAAGTTCGTCGCGATGGCGACGAGTTTTACTTCACCCAAAAGCGTTACTATGCGGAACCTCAGGAAGATCCATCGCAAAGTTCTTGGTGGATACCGATTTCGTTTACTACACCCAGTAACACTCAGTACGAAACCCGGGTCGCCTTTTGGATGCCACCGGATGTGTCAGAAGTGGCCTATACGATCCCATTAGCTGCCGGGGAGATCGTAGAGTTCAATTCTCAGGCGACCGGCTACTACCGGCTTAACTACGAACCAACGCTACTGAACCAGCTGATTGAAAGATTGCAAGAGGATCATCGCTCTATTGAACCGGCCGCACGTGCTCGATTGATAGATGACACACTACACATTGCTTACCGGACTGGCGAGAACTACGAGGCCGTTTTTGAGCTGCTGACCTATCTACGCCAGGAAGCAGACTACGCGCCGTGGATGGTTGCGTACGAAAACTTTAAAGAGCTACAGACTCTGCTCCGTCACGATGAGACAGCCTCGTCGCTGATGCAAACCTTTATTGCACAGTTGGCCACTCCACTGCTCGAACGTTTTGGCGTTTCCCGAAGAATGCGAGAATCTTCTTTCGATGAAGAGTTACGAGTGATCGCCATCGAAATGGCTTGTAGTGCCAGTGAATCTTGCAAAGATATCGCTCACGCAGCACGCAGACAAAGCGATAGTTATCATGATCCAGCCGAAGTTGCCCTTCAGTGCGTGACACTACGGCAGCTTAGCATCGATGACCGCCAGTCATTTGTAGCGCAACTGATGCACGCACTATCGACCGAACAGGATTCCTTCTCCCGCAAATACATCGAGGAAGTGCTTAGTTGCTCCGGCAAAGACAATGCAGTGGTGCTGGACACCCTAATGAGACGATTGCCCATGCTTAGTGAAACCGATCGAGCGACGGAATTGCGACGATTGATGCTCTACTCGGATGTGTCCGCCGAAGAGTTGATTCAGCTCATCAAGGACGGGCTTTCAAGCAGAAAACT CAATACGAGCCCATCCATGCTGGCAATGATACTGCAGGATCTAGCTAGGTACATTACTGACTCGTCCGAAGCGAAACTGCTGCTCTCCGTCACGTCGCAATACACTCCCTTCATGGCTAGTGAAATCGAACAACAGCTTGCAGCAAACCGTCGCTGGATCGAACGAAACGTGGAACCTCTGAAAACGGTTTTGAGCCAAAGAGTCACAATCTAA
- the LOC128277423 gene encoding uncharacterized protein LOC128277423 has protein sequence MEQYNRPLNLLLLLVGFISLPAIDSRIQPAEQVFPTDINTATIPTIRKTLNDCHLRYHKYGEFYLVYPIYGVPARQGEFAHMAAIGWRKADGSLQFDCGGSLITARHVLTAAHCALNDDGEQPSVVRLGVINITAGLYDPQNQFSQEYAIESFTRHPDHSFRSVYHDVAVIRLDRSVILTSAVLPGCLWTSSTVPFRRLEATGFGQTSFGGERTPILLKVQLSPVETEACRKFYPTSGTRREGLLDSQMCAFDNKMDTCGGDSGGPLQIKLMANNRQIPFIIGITSFGRFCGTTAPGVYTRVAPYVEWIQRATGESFDVRTCYVRHLNQREIEEAMVANRAGDKVFIEPEKSYMDLETVAKHRVYLGYSSTDGRIQWNCGGILINENYVLTAAHCDRFILNKTPDYVKVGDLDIIKNHPQGQIIKIERFIKHPSYREGGALENDIALVKLLTNVKIQKNAVPACILNSDAVALPFYEMSGLGPFNMNNFVMDNEQGSSNSTLVLTRMRADSSPCRGGSSDKLICTNNRQPLVPGTCRIEHGGPLEREIWHHDRYYAYVFGLTVAGSDCGFGTEAYYVKISSHIQWIESIVLGSTTRKKRNIIQSRSKRQLLFPSSGEEYNEYKRQSCILSDMRRGICMSYNSCPRKNMGSTITICQHGAQPIVCCANSNSLTRPTRLTANTASSNPSGLQQSGYKLNSCVSYWRQYKRTPADEYESIPSEGRPVSDGEYPHGAAIGSAQRNEWPCTGVLVSDVYVLSAASCLAFARDPRSVRFGQSGSNDIFGITQTITHPMWERRIEYRYNLALVRLDNRVQFSSTKLPACVWPNLDMVPLKLYSLGNDKQGRINVYPRSAKYNADCRSLASNSYSILDRESVCIENYYATNTVCSDQAGNPVEGIVKYNGTSIPLVVGITSYTVGCPSYSNEDETITILSRLGAYQQWLKQNIER, from the exons ATGGAACAATACAATCGTCCACTGAatctgctgcttctgctggttGGGTTCATCAGCCTTCCTGCGATCGACAGTCGTATACAACCGGCTGAGCAAGTTTTTCCTACCGACATCAACACGGCAACGATTCCGACGATACGCAAGACGCTAAACG ATTGTCATCTGCGCTACCACAAATACGGAGAGTTTTATCTCGTGTATCCCATCTATGGAGTTCCCGCCCGGCAAGGGGAATTCGCCCATATGGCCGCCATTGGATGGCGGAAGGCCGACGGTTCGCTGCAATTCGACTGTGGTGGTTCCCTGATTACAGCCCGACACGTACTAACTGCCGCCCATTGCGCACTCAACGATGATGG CGAGCAACCCAGCGTGGTGCGCTTAGGCGTGATCAACATCACGGCCGGGCTGTACGATCCGCAGAACCAATTTTCCCAAGAGTACGCCATCGAAAGTTTCACGCGACATCCGGACCacagcttccgttccgtgtatCACGATGTCGCAGTCATTCGCTTAGATCGGTCCGTAATCTTGACGAGTGCCGTCCTTCCTGGATGTCTTTGGACGAGCAGCACGGTACCGTTCCGACGGTTGGAGGCGACCGGTTTTGGACAAACAAGTTTCGGCGGTGAGCGGACACCGATTCTTCTAAAGGTGCAACTATCACCGGTGGAAACTGAGGCTTGCCGCAAGTTCTATCCTACGAGTGGTACCCGTCGAGAGGGTTTACTCGACAGTCAGATGTGTGCGTTCGACAACAAGATGGACACGTGCGGTGGAGATTCCGGCGGTCCACTGCAGATAAAACTGATGGCAAACAATCGACAAATTCCTTTCATTATTGGAATTACCTCGTTTGGCCGGTTCTGCGGAACAACCGCACCGGGCGTGTACACCAGGGTAGCTCCGTACGTTGAATGGATCCAGCGGGCAACGGGAGAGTCCTTCGACGTTCGAA CCTGTTACGTACGCCATCTTAATCAGCGCGAAATCGAAGAAGCAATGGTTGCCAATCGGGCCGGCGATAAAGTGTTTATTGAGCCGGAGAAAAGTTACATGGATTTGGAAACCGTAGCCAAACACCGGGTATACCTTGGTTACAGCAGCACCGATGGCCGTATACAATGGAACTGCGGTGGTATTTTGATCAATGAGAATTACGTACTCACGGCGGCCCATTGCGATCGTTTCATACTCAACAAAACGCCTGACTACGTGAAGGTGGGCGATTTGGACATCATCAAAAACCATCCGCAAGGGCAAATCATAAAGATCGAACGATTTATCAAACATCCGAGTTACAGAGAAGGAGGTGCGCTGGAAAATGACATTGCACTGGTTAAGTTATTAACGAACGTAAA GATACAAAAAAATGCAGTTCCAGCGTGTATACTGAACTCTGATGCCGTTGCTTTGCCGTTCTACGAAATGTCCGGCTTGGGACCATTCAATATGAACAATTTTGTCATGGACAACGAGCAGGGATCAAGCA ACAGTACACTAGTATTGACGAGGATGCGTGCCGATAGCTCACCCTGTAGAGGAGGGTCCAGCGACAAGTTAATTTGTACGAACAATCGTCAACCCCTTGTTCCTGGGACGTGTCGG ATAGAACACGGTGGTCCGTTGGAACGAGAAATCTGGCATCATGACCGCTACTATGCCTATGTATTCGGGTTAACTGTGGCTGGAAGTGATTGTGGTTTCGGTACCGAAGCATATTACGTAAAAATTTCCTCACATATTCAATGGATCGAATCGATTGTGCTGGGGAGCACCACcagaaagaagcgaaacatCATCCAAAGCAGAAGCAAACGACAACTATTGTTCCCATCATCTGGCGAAGAGTATAACGAATACAAACGCCAATCGTGTATTCTGTCGGATATGAGAAGAGGTATTTGCATGTCATACAATTCCTGCCCAAGGAAAAATATGGGTTCGACTATCACGATTTGCCAACATGGCGCCCAGccaattgtttgctgtgccAATTCCAACTCGTTGACGCGACCAACGCGTTTAACTGCTAACACTGCTAGTAGTAATCCCAGTGGCCTACAACAGTCTGGTTATAAGCTAAACAGTTGTGTATCCTACTGGAGGCAGTATAAAAGAACACCGGCCGATGAGTATGAAAGCATTCCATCGGAGGGTCGTCCTGTGAGTGATGGAGAGTATCCTCACGGTGCTGCAATAGGTAGTGCGCAGCGGAACGAGTGGCCCTGCACCGGTGTACTGGTAAGCGATGTATACGTGCTAAGTGCTGCTAGTTGTTTGGCATTTGCACGTGATCCTCGTTCTGTGCGCTTTGGACAAAGCGGTTCGAATGACATTTTTGGAATCACGCAAACCATAACTCACCCCATGTGGGAACGAAGGATAGAATACCGTTATAACTTGGCATTGGTACGTTTGGACAATCGGGTGCAGTTCTCATCCACGAAACTTCCAGCTTGTGTTTGGCCCAATCTTGATATGGTTCCACTGAAATTGTACAGCTTGGGAAATGACAAACAAG GACGAATAAATGTGTATCCGAGAAGTGCAAAGTATAATGCGGATTGCCGCAGTCTCGCCAGCAATAGCTATTCTATTCTTGATCGCGAATCCGTTTGTATCGAGAACTACTATGCTACTAATACTGTGTGCTCCGATCAGGCGGGCAATCCTGTCGAAGGAATCGTGAAATACAACGGCACAAGCATTCCATTGGTCGTTGGAATAACATCGTACACCGTTGGTTGTCCATCGTATTCAAACGAAGACGAAACGATTACCATATTGTCGCGCCTTGGTGCTTACCAACAGTGGTTGAAGCAGAACATTGAGCGTTAG
- the LOC128268709 gene encoding serine protease easter-like, whose protein sequence is MAFKVMLTLLLIATHLYSVLSQNDPSCMTPTQQSGFCVPIERCRNIINIINSPTPPSRGVQNYINRAACTLPGVERSICCQPVEVAPAAAPLVVPTSSVRPPLNWGLLPKTNCGTITINRIANANATRVFEYPWMVLLRYEKGGVLLDGCGGSLINNRYVLTAAHCVRTSSTLKLSKVRLGEHDKLKPVDCHVYSDGEQECADPAIDVDIESTVVHEEYNRPIKFRHDIALIRMAQEAEYSDSVKPICLPVNEDVRRKTLLKYILTGWGTTEQQALSDVLLQAVLKNVPIPECQQRMRDNFLNVMLSEDWQMCAGGENQVDSCRGDSGGPLGFSVDISGARFVQFGIVSAGVKSCGEESVPGIYTRVSSYMDWIVENMRP, encoded by the exons ATGGCTTTCAAAGTTATGCTTACCTTGCTTTTGATAGCCACTCACCTATACAGTGTTCTATCAC AAAATGACCCGTCTTGCATGACGCCAACACAACAGAGCGGATTCTGTGTGCCAATTGAACGCTGTCGAAATATTATTAACATCATTAattcaccaacaccaccgtccAGGGGCGTACAGAATTACATTAATCGCGCTGCCTGCACTTTGCCTGGAGTGGAGCGTAGCATCTGCTGCCAGCCTGTAGAAGTTGCTCCTGCGGCGGCTCCGCTTGTCGTTCCGACGAGTAGCGTGCGTCCCCCGCTAAACTGGGGACTTCTGCCAAAGACAAATTGTGGCACGATCACCATCAACAGGATAGCAAACGCCAATGCAACGCGCGTCTTCGAATATCCGtggatggtgctgctgcgttACGAAAAGGGTGGTGTTCTGCTGGACGGTTGCGGGGGATCGCTGATCAATAACCGCTACGTCTTAACGGCAGCACATTGCGTGCGAACATCGAGCACTCTAAAGCT GTCTAAAGTGCGCCTAGGCGAGCACGATAAACTAAAGCCTGTTGATTGCCACGTGTATAGCGACGGTGAACAGGAATGTGCAGATCCAGCTATTGACGTTGATATAGAATCTACTGTCGTGCACGAAGAATACAACCGACCCATTAAATTCCGGCATGACATAGCTCTTATCCGCATGGCCCAAGAAGCCGAATATTCTG ATTCTGTTAAACCCATTTGCTTGCCAGTCAACGAGGACGTGCGACGAAAGACGTTGCTAAAATATATTCTGACAGGCTGGGGTACGACCGAGCAACAAGCACTTTCCGATGTTCTTCTACAGGCAGTCTTGAAAAACGTCCCGATACCGGAGTGCCAACAAAGAATGAGGGACAACTTCCTCAACGTTATGCTTTCGGAAGACTGGCAAATGTGTGCTGGTGGCGAAAACCAGGTCGACTCTTGTCGAGGAGATTCGGGTGGACCATTAGGCTTTAGTGTAGACATTTCAGGGGCCAGATTTGTTCAGTTCGGTATTGTTTCTGCCGGTGTTAAATCCTGCGGTGAGGAGAGCGTGCCTGGAATTTACACGCGTGTGTCGAGCTACATGGACTGGATAGTGGAAAATATGCGACCGTAA
- the LOC128267540 gene encoding transmembrane protein 70 homolog, mitochondrial has product MFSLRLIGSRCISTTRVYPSVTSLKKHAYKSRQVVSEPQLLHSISIRALCTAGNSGSNETDTRVYYGTLTPQIRAVKVFSLATSIGGILAQPILLEQASKIGGMPMIVAVCGFAGFFTFITPILLHLVTKRYVTELNYDPRKQEYAAVTITFFLRREMTHFKVEDVVVPEMGGLFTTFIVKNKAMFVDPQMFPDPTHYIKIMGYDKPIDFKFDEARRLESIEEENPKKNR; this is encoded by the exons ATGTTTTCGTTACGATTAATTGGTTCGCGATGTATATCTACAACCCGCGTTTATCCGTCTGTAACCTCTCTAAAAAAACACGCTTATAAAAGTCGGCAGGTCGTTAGTGAACCACAATTGCTCCACAGCATCAGTATTCGCGCACTTTGTACAGCCGGAAACTCTGGAAGCAATGAAACAGATACTCGAGTGTACTACGGAACGCTGACACCTCAGATACGAGCTGTAAAGGTGTTTTCTTTGGCCACTAGCATAGGTGGCATATTGGCACAGCCGATTTTACTTGAGCAAGCCAGCAAAATTGGTGGCATGCCAATGATAGTAGCGGTATGCGGATTTGCTGGTTTCTTCACCTTCATAACGCCGATTTTATTGCACTTGGTTACAAAGCGATATGTCACAGAACTAAACTACGACCCAAGGAAACAAGAGTATGCTGCCGTAACGATAACTTTTTTCCTTCGACGAGAAATG ACTCACTTCAAAGTAGAAGACGTCGTGGTACCGGAAATGGGTGGACTATTTACCACGTTCATCGTGAAGAATAAGGCCATGTTTGTCGATCCACAGATGTTTCCAGATCCGACGCACTACATCAAAATTATGGGCTATGATAAACCCATCGATTTTAAGTTCGATGAAGCTCGTCGGTTAGAAAGCATCGAGGAAGAGAACCCCAAAAAGAACCGATAA
- the LOC128267346 gene encoding palmitoyltransferase ZDHHC16 has protein sequence MSRIQWRVRELPKTISQTVRFRWRYGKQIFRSLTYNHHMNQSYASDVVMEPIFWFVDNFTHLLGPFFVFAVVCLTTAVVVICYWIGLPYWWSRNRHVTGLLLIVGHWLLLNVTYNFYKAASVSPGYPPEKELIAEAVSICKKCIAPKPPRTHHCSVCNRCVLKMDHHCPWLNNCVGYQNHRYFFLYMLYTTIGTLFIIGFGFEFGYGVLFLEENGGWKEVEPLHGHPVRFNLSGHIIPVTEMNDYEHDGMAPAEHDLPVPRGNDWATTLHGIILFMALINVATLFALGSLTAWHSTLITRGETSIETHINKSETKRLAAMNKTYRNPYDFGPRQNWKLFLGIHRKRSWWRHVLLPSSHKPDGNGLTWLTYGTIGGVDVDDEWP, from the exons ATGAGTCGTATTCAGTGGCGAGTGCGGGAACTTCCCAAAACTATTTC GCAAACGGTGCGGTTCCGTTGGCGGTATGGTAAGCAAATATTCCGCTCGCTAACCTACAATCATCACATGAACCAGTCATATGCGTCGGATGTTGTAATGGAACCTATTTTTTGGTTTGTGGACAATTTTACCCATCTTCTTGGACCG ttttttgtgtttgctgttGTATGTCTGACAACTGCCGTGGTAGTCATTTGCTATTGGATAGGGTTGCCGTACTGGTGGAGTAGAAATCGTCACGTAACAGGGCTTCTGCTCATTGTCGGTCATTGGCTGCTGCTAAATGTGACTTACAATTTCTACAAGGCTGCCTCAGTATCACCAGGATATCCGCCGGAG AAAGAACTTATCGCAGAAGCCGTTAGTATATGCAAAAAGTGCATTGCTCCAAAACCTCCTCGTACACATCACTGTTCAGTGTGCAATCGATGTGTCCTTAAAATGGATCACCATTGCC CATGGCTAAACAACTGCGTCGGTTACCAAAATCATAGATACTTTTTCTTGTACATGCTGTACACCACGATCGGTACACTGTTCATAATCGGGTTTGGCTTCGAGTTCGGTTATGGTGTCTTGTTTctggaagaaaatggcggCTGGAAGGAAGTAGAACCCTTGCATGGGCACCCAGTGCGGTTCAACCTATCCGGCCATATCATACCGGTG ACTGAAATGAACGATTACGAACACGACGGAATGGCACCTGCCGAACATGATCTTCCTGTTCCACGTGGTAATGACTGGGCAACAACGTTACACGGAATCATCCTTTTCATGGCCCTCATCAACGTGGCTACACTTTTCGCGCTGGGTTCGCTGACCGCGTGGCATAGTACATTGATAACCCGAGGCGAAACCAGCATCGAGACACACATAAACAAGTCCGAAACGAAGCGTTTGGCAGCGATGAATAAAACATACCGCAATCCGTATGATTTTGGGCCACGCCAGAACTGGAAACTGTTTCTTGGGATACATAGAAAGCGTTCCTGGTGGCGTCACGTTTTGCTGCCGTCGTCGCATAAACCCGATGGAAATGGACTAACGTGGCTTACTTACGGAACAATCGGCGGGGtcgatgttgatgatgaatGGCCATAG